A stretch of DNA from Shewanella sediminis HAW-EB3:
TCAGTGAGCTGAGGTTAGCTATCAGATACCAACCTCAAAAGGGACTGTTAGCAAAGCTGACAGATAGTGCGACACTCTATCTCGACATTATCGATTACCCGGGGGAATGGTTACTCGACCTGCCCATGCTGAAGCAGAGCTTTAGTCAGTGGTCTATGAGTCAGACCAGGCGTGAGCATATCTTCAAGAAGTCCGATTGTTACGGCCCTTTTAATGAGGCCGTATCTCAATTAGACCTCTTTGGTGAGGCTGATGCCGCGCAACTGAAACAGATTGCCTCCCTCTATCAGCAACTATTGCTCGATTGCGTCAATGGGCATGGTTTTTATTATGCTCAACCAGGACGACTACTATTGCCCGGCGAGCTTGTAGATACGCCCGTTTTAGCCCTGTTTCCTCTGCTGGGTTTATCTGCCAAAACCGTCACTCAGTTGGATGCGGGCGCATCAAATACAGCCTATCAAGTATTGAAGACTCGATACAAACAATATCAGAGCAAAGTGATCATGCCTTTTTATAGGGAGTACTTTGCAAAATTTGATCGACAGTTACTCTTGGTGGATTGTTTTACTCCGCTCAATAGTGGTAAAGATCAGTTTGATGACATGACTCAAGCCCTCAATGGAATAATGGAGAGCTTTAAATTTGGTCAATCAAATATCCTTAAGCGGTTATTTTCCCCAAGAATTGACAAGTTACTGTTCGCCGCGAGTAAGGTGGACCATATCACACGAGATCAGCAGGGTAATGTTCTTTCGCTATTGACTCAACTCGTGAAACAGAGTCAGAAACAGGCTAAATTTGAAGGCTGTGAGGTCGAAGTGATGGCGATTAGCGCAATTAAAGCGACTAAACATGCCATGGTCAGATCGGGTAGTGCGGAAGTGGAGGTTGTACATGGCGTCGACCTGTCACAGCAAAAAACGGTGACCGTCTTTCCCGGAGAGGTCCCAAAGATGCTTCCTCAAGCTTCATTTTGGGATACGCAAGGCTTCGAGTTCACGCATTTTGCGCCGCCACAAGTCACAGCCTCAACACAAGGCGCCGACTTTGAGCACATACGATTAGATCACCTGCTTCAATACCTGCTCGGTGATAAGCTCAACTAACGGCTTGATAATGCTCTGAGCATCTTTATTGAGCCGGGAAACAGCTAAACTTGAAGAGTTAGCAAGTAATATTTTCATAATGGTAGAACAATGATGCATGAAAGTGAAAATGGTCTAAAAAAAAAGCAGGCGTTCGAGCCCGTTATCGAAGCAGCATCTCCTACTCTGAAAGGCGCTCAGCATTACGATGAACAGCCGCTGGAATTCACCACAGAACCACTAGCCGAGCAAGGTGATAGCATAGAAGGCGATATTGATGCCGCGTTCGATGCGACCTTCGATGCCGAAAGTAAAAGGGGGAAGTCTCCCCGTCAACGACGTTGGTCAGTACTTGCTAAGCTCTCTTTGGTAGGTGTGCTTGGTCTGGTGGTGACTGAAACCCTGTTAGGGTTACAGAGCGCCTGGATTGAAAGCCCTTGGTTATTTGGGCTCTATGTCACTGTCACTTCAATTATCTCTTTATGGGCCGGCACAATCACTGTGAGCGAGTGGCGTAAGTTAGCAAGACTCAGATCGGTTGAAGAGGCGCAACAAACCGGTGACCGACTGTCGCAAAGTATGCAGGTTGGCGAAGCGGATAAGTTTATCAATAAGTTGCTCTCTCAATTGCCGAAAGATGTGGATTTGAGTCGATACCTATCCTCTATCAATGATGAGCATAATGATGCCGAGAAGCTTATTTTATTCGATGAGCTGGTATTGAGTGAAAGGGACCTTATTGCCAAAAAATATGTAAGAAGATTTTCTCAAGAGTCGGCGCTTCTTTTAGCTGCCAGCCCGTTAGCCTTGTTAGATATGGCGATCATTCTTTGGCGTAACCAACGTATGATATATAAAATTGCAGAATGTTATGGCATCGAGCTGGGTTATTGGAGCCGTATCAAGTTAATACGGGGCATTATTACCAACATTGTTTATGCCGGTACCAGTGAAATAATCACAGATCTGGGGACACAACTATTGTCTGTCGAAATGTCGGGCAAGCTCTCCGCCAGATTAGGGCAAGGCCTTGGTGGTGGTTTGCTGACAGCCAGACTGGGTTATCAGGCTATGGCGCTGTGTAGGCCCATCTCGTTTCAGGAGAAATCGCGTCCTAAGTTGTCTGGTATCCATAAAGAATTACTCCTGGATCTTAAAGATTTCTCTTCGGCGGTTTTAACCAAAAGCGTATCTCGTAACAAAGATTTTACATCTTAACCCCGTTAAATTTTTGTCTATTGTTTGCTCGGGCAGTGAATAGCGGTCAAGGTGAGTTGTCACTGACACTTTATACATAATAAATCTAACCGTCGGTGATGCTCTATTCAAACACGGCTCGAACAGCGACTCGCTTATTCTTGAGGTGGTTTGGATATCAGACCTTGGAGAGATTTTATGCAGGATAAATGGAAGCCCGCCACGAAAGTGATACATGCAGGACACATCAAAGACAGCTCTGGAGCCTTAGTCTCGCCTCTATGTCAGAGTGCCACCTTTGTCTTTGACAGTGCCGAGCAGGGGGCATCGAGATTTGCAGGCGATGAAGCGGGTTATATTTATACTCGTCTGGGAAACCCGACGACAGCCGAACTTGAGCGAAAGATGGCTGTTTTGGAGGGGGCTGAGGCCGCCACGGCAACCGCGTCGGGCATGGCGGCGGTATCATCGGCTTTATTGGCTAATTTGAGCCATGGGGATCATCTCGTCGCCTCTAAAGCCGTTTACGGTTGTACTTTCTCCTTGGTGACCAGCCAACTGGTAAAGTTTGGCATTCGAGTGACGCTGGTGGATTTTAATGATCTGAACGCGGTTGCTGATGCCATAACCTCTGACACTAAAGTCATATTCTGTGAAACCCCGGTCAACCCACACCTCGATGTATTCGACCTCGATGGAATTGCAGAGATCGCGAAGCAACATGGATTGATCAGCATTGTCGATAATACCTTTATGACTCCGCTTCTTCAGCAACCACTGAGTCACGGTATCGATATCGTTATTCATAGTGCGACTAAATATTTGAACGGCCATGGTGATGTCATCGCCGGCATTATCTGTGGTTCTGATGAGCAGATTGAAAAGATTAAATATGAGACCTTGAAAGACTTAGGTGGAGTTCTTTCCCCCCATGATGCCTGGCTGATCTTAAGGGGACTTAAGACATTAGATGTACGACTCGAGCGGCATTGTGATAATGCAGAGGTGATCGCGCAATATTTACTGAATCACAATAGGGTCACCAAGGTTTATTACCCGGGGATCAAGGGACATAGCGGCCACCAATTCATAGGGCAGCAGATGAAAAGAGCCGGTGGAGTCATTGCCTTCGAGCTCGATGCCAGTTTGGAACAGAGCATCAAATTTATTAATGGCTTACACCTTTTTGCTATTGCCGTGAGTCTGGGTGATGCCGAATCACTTATCCAACATCCTGCATCCATGACGCATTCTCCATACTCAGATGAAGAGAGGGAGGCTGCGGGGATTGGCGCGAGTCTGTTAAGGATCTCCGTCGGTCTGGAGTCGGTTGAAGATCTGATTGTCGACCTGGAGCAGGCTCTGTCACGAATTTAATAGCTTAGATTTAATGCCTCAGGTTTAATAGTCCAGGCTTGCCAAAAACACACGCCGCGCTTTCCAGCACGGCGTTTTTTTTATGGGAGTGTTAATTCCAGTGTTATACCAATCGGTATTAAATATTCCAGAACGTATGGGCGATGATATACAACACAAACATACTGATAAAGTTAATGATGACACCCGCTCGCATCATCTCCGATTGTTTGATAAAGCCTGAGCCATAAACAATGGCGTTAGGTGGCGTTGCGACGGGCAGCATAAAGGCGCAAGAGGCTGCAATACCAATTAATACCGATAACATGACGGGTGATAGCCCTAGTGCCTCTGCGATTGCAGCGAACACAGGTACGAGTAGCGCGGCACTGGCCGTATTACTGGCAAATTCGGTTAACATGACAACAAAGAAGATCACGGCAAAGGTGAAGAGTGCCATATGGGTGTTACCAAAGATATCGGTAACCCAATGTGCCAGAAAGACACTGGTTCCAGTGGCTTTCAATATTGCGCTTAAGGTTAAACCGCCACCAAACAGGATGAGTACGCCCCAGTCGGTAGTGCGTTCAATTCTCTTCCAGTCGACTAAACCAAGGCCAGCTAAGGTAACAACTGCACTTAGGGCTACTACTGTATCGAATTTTGAGATCCCGCCGAGTGCCTGTGAAATGGGTTTACTGAATATCCAACAACACACAGTTGTAATGAAGACCAATAGGGTAAGCTTGCCTTGAAAATTTAATTTGGTCTCTGAAGTCGATAACTTACAGATGACTGAAAGATCCGGTTTTAAGAATAGATACAGGGCAATAAGCATGGTCGGGAGCATTAAGGCTACAGTGATAAGACCAAACTCTAACCAATCACTGAAGCTTAGGCCGACTTGGGCTGCAGCGATTGCATTTGGAGGGCTACCCACTAAGGTACCAATACCACCTATGTTAGCGGAATATGCTATGCCCAGAAGCATAAACAGGTAGGTTTTTTTATGCTCTTTAAAGTCGAGTTGCTGCAAAATGCCCAATGCGAGTGGCAGCATCATAGCAGCCGTTGCCGTATTGCTTATCCACATGGATAACAGAGCCGTTATGCCGAACAAAAACATACAGGCAAGGCTGAGCTTGCCTTTCGATGCAGTAAGCACCCTATGGGCTATGAGCTTATCTATTCCCTGTTGATTCAGTGCCGCAGCAAGAACGAAACCACCAAAAAAGAGGTAGATGATCGGATTGGCAAAATTACTCATTGCCGTTTTCGTTTCAAATACACCTAATACCACGGCCAGGATAGGAATGAGTATGGCGGTGATACTGATGTGGATAGCCTCTGTCAGCCAAAGGATCGCGGCAAAGATGAGAATGGAAAGCCCTGTGTTAATGCCTTCTTCGAAAGGAAGGAAATTATAAAGCATTATAAACAGGGCTATATCGGCAAACAAAATAAGATAGTTTCTCTGTGCTTTGCTCTCTGAGGGGGTTGGCTCAGTTAAATATGCTTCGGTTTGTTCCATAGACATTCGAATGTCCTTTATCGTTATTATCAGGATGGAACACACTAGCT
This window harbors:
- a CDS encoding YcjX family protein, which gives rise to MGSINRSFSKLGKKVSQKTQAFAHRTSDKHIRLAVTGLSGAGKTAFITGLVNQLLNAGLIGKSNNLPLWQVTREERLYGVKRDLQPDLTVASFDYEQAMASLKQTPSQWPASTRSISELRLAIRYQPQKGLLAKLTDSATLYLDIIDYPGEWLLDLPMLKQSFSQWSMSQTRREHIFKKSDCYGPFNEAVSQLDLFGEADAAQLKQIASLYQQLLLDCVNGHGFYYAQPGRLLLPGELVDTPVLALFPLLGLSAKTVTQLDAGASNTAYQVLKTRYKQYQSKVIMPFYREYFAKFDRQLLLVDCFTPLNSGKDQFDDMTQALNGIMESFKFGQSNILKRLFSPRIDKLLFAASKVDHITRDQQGNVLSLLTQLVKQSQKQAKFEGCEVEVMAISAIKATKHAMVRSGSAEVEVVHGVDLSQQKTVTVFPGEVPKMLPQASFWDTQGFEFTHFAPPQVTASTQGADFEHIRLDHLLQYLLGDKLN
- a CDS encoding TIGR01620 family protein; this translates as MMHESENGLKKKQAFEPVIEAASPTLKGAQHYDEQPLEFTTEPLAEQGDSIEGDIDAAFDATFDAESKRGKSPRQRRWSVLAKLSLVGVLGLVVTETLLGLQSAWIESPWLFGLYVTVTSIISLWAGTITVSEWRKLARLRSVEEAQQTGDRLSQSMQVGEADKFINKLLSQLPKDVDLSRYLSSINDEHNDAEKLILFDELVLSERDLIAKKYVRRFSQESALLLAASPLALLDMAIILWRNQRMIYKIAECYGIELGYWSRIKLIRGIITNIVYAGTSEIITDLGTQLLSVEMSGKLSARLGQGLGGGLLTARLGYQAMALCRPISFQEKSRPKLSGIHKELLLDLKDFSSAVLTKSVSRNKDFTS
- a CDS encoding trans-sulfuration enzyme family protein; the encoded protein is MQDKWKPATKVIHAGHIKDSSGALVSPLCQSATFVFDSAEQGASRFAGDEAGYIYTRLGNPTTAELERKMAVLEGAEAATATASGMAAVSSALLANLSHGDHLVASKAVYGCTFSLVTSQLVKFGIRVTLVDFNDLNAVADAITSDTKVIFCETPVNPHLDVFDLDGIAEIAKQHGLISIVDNTFMTPLLQQPLSHGIDIVIHSATKYLNGHGDVIAGIICGSDEQIEKIKYETLKDLGGVLSPHDAWLILRGLKTLDVRLERHCDNAEVIAQYLLNHNRVTKVYYPGIKGHSGHQFIGQQMKRAGGVIAFELDASLEQSIKFINGLHLFAIAVSLGDAESLIQHPASMTHSPYSDEEREAAGIGASLLRISVGLESVEDLIVDLEQALSRI
- a CDS encoding SLC13 family permease, yielding MSMEQTEAYLTEPTPSESKAQRNYLILFADIALFIMLYNFLPFEEGINTGLSILIFAAILWLTEAIHISITAILIPILAVVLGVFETKTAMSNFANPIIYLFFGGFVLAAALNQQGIDKLIAHRVLTASKGKLSLACMFLFGITALLSMWISNTATAAMMLPLALGILQQLDFKEHKKTYLFMLLGIAYSANIGGIGTLVGSPPNAIAAAQVGLSFSDWLEFGLITVALMLPTMLIALYLFLKPDLSVICKLSTSETKLNFQGKLTLLVFITTVCCWIFSKPISQALGGISKFDTVVALSAVVTLAGLGLVDWKRIERTTDWGVLILFGGGLTLSAILKATGTSVFLAHWVTDIFGNTHMALFTFAVIFFVVMLTEFASNTASAALLVPVFAAIAEALGLSPVMLSVLIGIAASCAFMLPVATPPNAIVYGSGFIKQSEMMRAGVIINFISMFVLYIIAHTFWNI